The Streptomyces sp. NBC_00659 genomic interval CCGGCCGGAGGCGCGACGTGCCCTGGGCGCGGTCGGGGCATCCGTGCCACTTCCCGTAGCGCGCCGATCCTGATATGGATAACGAACTAGTTCGTACATTACTCTTATGGAGTCGGAATGAACCAGCACTCGTACCTGGTCGGGTTGATTGCGCCGGGCGCCGAGTTCTCGGTCAGCTCCGAACTCCACCGCCGCGAAGCGGCGCGCCACGAACTGCGCTACCTGTGCCGGCACCTGGGCGGCCAACGCGATTTCGGCACCCTGCTGAACGATTGCAGAGCCTTCGGGTTCTCGGGGCTCAGCGTGGCCACATCCACCGATCACCCGGTGTCTGCGGCCATGGACGGACTGTCCTGGTCCGCCGCCAGAACAGGCACGGTCACCACCGTCATCTACGAGACGGACGGACGGGCCACCGGCCACGACACCGGCATGGAAGCCTTCACCACCGCCTTCGAACAGAACATGCCGGACGCCGGCCTTTCCCGGGTCGTACAGGTCGGCGCAACGGGTGCTGGTGTGTCCGCCGCCCACGCGCTCGCCGAACACGGCGTGGAACACCTGATCCTGGTCGACACCGACCCGGCTCGAGCCTCAGCCCTGGCCGAAGCCGTGAACCGGCACGCAGAGAACCGACCCGCCAAGGCCCGTCCGGTCGAGACCCTCGACCATCACCTGAAGCAGGCTGACGGACTCGTCAACGCCCTCCCCCGCACGGACAGCTCCGACCAGCTGACCCAGGCGCTCACCGAGTCGCTGCGCAGCGACCTGTGGATCTGCGACCTCGACTACCGCCCTGCCGCAGCATCGCTCGCGCAGGCGGCACGAACTCTGGGGTGCCCGGTACTGCAGGGCGGGAGCCTGCTCGTCCACGCGGCAGCGCGAAACTTCCGACTCGTCACGGGTCGACACGCGCACACCTCACACATGCTCGGGGACTTCGCCGACCTGACGGCCGAACCGGCCGCTCACAGCTGAAGCCGGACCTGCGATGCGTACAAGCAGCACGTCGGTCACGCAGACGCGCGCTCGACCCGCGCACGGACCCGGCAAGGCCGCCCGCCAGTCTCGGAGAGTCACACGGCACGCCGCCGGTCTTCGCGAGGACCTGGGGGCAGTGCACTGCAAGAGGGGTCGCCCCGTCCCTGGTGTGAGGCCGGCTGCCGCCTCACCCGGACGACCCCCTCACCTCGCTACCCGCCCAGGCCGGAGACACCATGAAGGCGAATACGGCCCGACCCTCACCTGCGGGCCGCTCCCCTTTTCTCGTTCAGCGTGCTTCTACCGGCGTCCGCCCTCAACCTGATCGTCAGGCGCCCGATGTTGAGATGCGGTGGCGTGGTTTCAGGGAGCGCCGCAGCTCGTGGCTCCGCCGGGGCAGGTGACGTTGTCGTTGGACACCGCGCCCGCGAGCATCAGCACCAGGACGATGAGAGCCAGGATGATCACAGGTACGTTGTCCGCAGCCCAACTGCCGTGCTCGCGCGGAGGTTTCGGAGCGCTGGGCTGTGGGCTCGCAGTGTCGCGTGCGGGCTCGACACCAGGCCCTTCGTGTCCCTCTGTCACCATCACGCCACCCGCCGTCGTTGTCCCTTTCACGATGACACGGCATCGGACCTCACCCGTCAAGCCCCTCGCCGTGCCGGCTTTCCGGGGAAGTGCGCCTCGTTGAGGCCCTGTCGGTGAATGGGCAGGTACCCACTGTCTGCGCTTCCGCCCGCCCCTCACCACTCATCCCCCAGCGTGCAGCTGCACCGCACGGGATCTGCCTCGATGTCGCCCGCTCCTACGTCGCTGTCCACGGCCACTTCCTCCCGCCAGCCACAGCGGTGTGGGAGGGCGCAGCGGTGGGGGTGTTCGCTAACCTGTTTCTGAACCTCAGCCGACGTGGTCCGCGTCCATGTAGCGTCGGCGCCAGGGGGTGCGATGAGCTTCGACGAGAACGAACCGCAATCTGTTCGCGAACAGCGCTTCGCGGCAGAACGGGCCGACCGCAGAGTGGCTCGCAAGGCCGTGCCGCTCGACTCGTGGGGAGCCCACGTCGGCGCGGTCATCGTGATCGTCGCCCTGGTCCTCCTCAGCTGGTTCGGCAGGCTGGTCGCTCTGGGCATCGTCAGCGGAATCTTTCTGCTCTGGTTCGCCTCAGCCCTGGCGTGGGCCTACGCCGACGGGGACCACGGTCGACACGCCCTCCAGCGGGCGTACAACGTCACCTTCGGATGGGGCGACGGGTTCTGAGCACCAAGGCCAAAGCAGAGGGGGAGGTTTGACGAGCGATGTCGACCCGGTGGGGAGCAGTACGCCGATGAGCTGACGACCGACGTTGTGCGCCCACGGCGCCGTCAGCCGGGGGCGTGAAGACGGACTCCAGTGCATGCCTGCGACGTCGATAGGGCCACCCTGTCATGTCGGTGCCGGACAGACGCAGGAGGTCGAATGCGCCGAAGCGTGCCGACCATTCGTCCGCGGCCCGGGCCGCCCCGGCACCACGCTGCAGCCTCTCGAAGGCGAGCCGTCCCGCCTCCCATACGATCAGTTCGCCGTCGAGCAAGGTCGCATCGGGCAGCTGCGCGGTACCGTCCACGATTTCCAGGAAACGCCGGCGCTAGCTGGGTGCCGCGGCGCAAGCGCAGCTCTACCCGGCCTGCGTCGACGGAGAGCAGAGCCCGGTACCCGTCCCATTTCGTTTCCGCGGCCCACCGCGGTCGCAGGTCCGGCCCGGGTGGGGGTGTCAGTATGGGCTGGGGCAGCGTCCAGGTCACGCGGCATGTCTTCCACGTCCGCCGGCCGACGGGCCCGACAGCACCCGTACGCGCGGTGTCCGCCTTGGCCAGAGGCGGGCGGACCGTGTCGCGTCAGGCGCCTATTGGGCGGATGCCGGTGAAGCAGGAGCACCTGTCGGCTTCCGTGTCCGGCCCAACTGGGGGCTGGAGGGCGCGAGCGGTTCAGGAGAGCCGGTACCTCTGCATCGGCAGCAACCACCCCTGCGAGAAAGCCCTCATCCGGATTTGCGCGACCGGGCTGTTCCCTGAGCGCGTGACCTCTTCTCCGTACGACTTCGACCCGGAAGATGAGGGGGCAGGATTTCTGCGGCCTGCGGACGATGCCTTCTGGGACGGTCTGGGCGTGGCGGTTGCCTCAGGCCGCGCCGGGGTCCTGGAAGAGATGTTCGTCGAGGGTGCGACGCGCTGGCACTCCCTCACCCTCGACATCCTCGGTTCGGTTCGCGCCGGCCTTGCTCCGCGTGCCCGTCCGGCTGCTCGGCGAGATGCCGACCCACCGCGCCGGCACCGTGCGGTCGAGGTCGTGGCGCTGCCGTCGCTCTGAGCGGCGGATCGCGCTCCACAGAACCATCGCCAGGTCCTGGCGTGAAGGGGACCATGTGAGCCGGTCGTTCGAGGTGGCTCTTCGGACACCGGTCGGCTCCGGGCGCCCGGTTCGTCCGGGCGGGTGGGGCGTCCAGAGCAGTCCAACGTCCTCCAGCCCCGAGGGCATTACGGCACAACTCGCGATCCCGTTACGGACAGCTCCCTATCCCCAACACCCCCTTTGTCGGCCGGTGTTCGGCCCAACATCCGAGGAGAGCTGTGACGGAAGCAGGATCCGCCCCGTTACTACGGGAGACCACGACGAAAGGTATAGCGGGCCGTGTCGCCGCGATGTCCCGCACCCTGTTCGGCACCGACCTGCCGGTGGGTCTGCGCGTATGGGACGGCAGCAGCGCGGGCCCGCAGGACGGTCCCGCGCTACTGCTGCGCAGTCCCAGGGCCGTCCGGCATCTGCTGCGCAGCCCCGGTGAGATGGGGCTGTCCCGCGCGTATGTCACCGGTGGGATCGATGTCGAGGGCGACTTCCGACAGGCCCTGCACACGTGCCTCGACTACGTCCGGACGGTCCGGCGGAATGGGGTCCGCACGCTCGGCGCGCTGCCGTCGCTGCTGCCGCTCGGCGTGCAGCTGGGCGCCCTCGGCCTCCCCCCGAAGCCACCGGCCGAGGAGGCCGGACTCACCGGACGCACCCACACCCCTGGACGCGACCGGGCTGCGATCGCCCACCACTACGACCTGGGCAACGAGTTCTACCGAACCGTCCTCGACGAGACCATGGCCTATTCCTGTGGCCTGTGGACCTCCGAGGCCCCCGAGTACCGTCCCGCCGACGCCCAGCGCGACAAGCTCGACCTCATCTGCCGCAAGCTCGGCCTGCATCCGGGCTCCAGTCTGCTGGACGTCGGCTGCGGCTGGGGTTCGCTGGTCATCCACGCCGCCGAACGAGGGGACTTCGGACCAGGTCGCCACCCATCCGCGCGCCTTCGCCATCTGTGGGGTGGTTGCGGACGGGGCCGAAGCCTGGGGCGGTGAGACGCGGACGTGGTCGCGGAAGCGCGTTCGGTGAAGACCGGCGTGCCTGGCGACTTCCCGGCGGAGGTGGATCGAGAAGCGGCGCCGGAGGGCCCTTGCGTGTGCATTCCAGAGGGCGGCGGCTTCGTAGTGGTACGAGTCGGGAGTGAGTGGTGTTCCCAAGGCCGGGCTTTGGTCGTGGCGGTGGGTGCCGCAGTGGCAGGCCCGGCCATCGCCACGCATGCCGGACGCAGGCCACCGTTGAACGGGGCGTGCGGCGGCGCGGCAAGCGGGCGTACCCCGGGCTGAGCTCCGGCACGAGGCGCCCCCAGTTCGATCCCGCCCGGCATCCGAGTGCCGACGACCCGCGCGGCGCGAGCCGGGCGGAACAGGGAGACCGGCTGCCTGATCCCCTGGCGCGCCGCCGGTCCCGCCCGTCCAGTGGCACAGCTGGTGCCGGGAAGGAACCGCGGCCCCGGGCAAGCTCGTGTACGGGTGCGAGGCAGACCGGCCGAGGTTCGCGGGGGAATCATGCAGATCATCGAAGTGACCGGCTATGCCGTCCGATCTGCCGTGATCACCATGAGGCGGACAGGCACGCCACTCGAGTTCGTGATCTTCCCGATGCTGCATGTGGCTTCGTCGACGTTCTACTCCCAGGTCCGCATCAGGCTCCGGGAATGCGACCTCATCGTCATGGAGGGAGTCAGAGGGAGATC includes:
- a CDS encoding saccharopine dehydrogenase NADP-binding domain-containing protein, with the protein product MNQHSYLVGLIAPGAEFSVSSELHRREAARHELRYLCRHLGGQRDFGTLLNDCRAFGFSGLSVATSTDHPVSAAMDGLSWSAARTGTVTTVIYETDGRATGHDTGMEAFTTAFEQNMPDAGLSRVVQVGATGAGVSAAHALAEHGVEHLILVDTDPARASALAEAVNRHAENRPAKARPVETLDHHLKQADGLVNALPRTDSSDQLTQALTESLRSDLWICDLDYRPAAASLAQAARTLGCPVLQGGSLLVHAAARNFRLVTGRHAHTSHMLGDFADLTAEPAAHS
- a CDS encoding ATP-dependent DNA ligase, which translates into the protein MDGTAQLPDATLLDGELIVWEAGRLAFERLQRGAGAARAADEWSARFGAFDLLRLSGTDMTGWPYRRRRHALESVFTPPADGAVGAQRRSSAHRRTAPHRVDIARQTSPSALALVLRTRRPIRR
- a CDS encoding class I SAM-dependent methyltransferase gives rise to the protein MSRTLFGTDLPVGLRVWDGSSAGPQDGPALLLRSPRAVRHLLRSPGEMGLSRAYVTGGIDVEGDFRQALHTCLDYVRTVRRNGVRTLGALPSLLPLGVQLGALGLPPKPPAEEAGLTGRTHTPGRDRAAIAHHYDLGNEFYRTVLDETMAYSCGLWTSEAPEYRPADAQRDKLDLICRKLGLHPGSSLLDVGCGWGSLVIHAAERGDFGPGRHPSARLRHLWGGCGRGRSLGR